A single region of the Bacillus cereus genome encodes:
- a CDS encoding sensor histidine kinase — protein sequence MATKSKHSKDNITKNIFIKTLLFCVLLSLCLYQIIYFLALNYDKEHYAKKPETQTAEHADSVTKNEQNKREENKVVSEDSISNFQSSIIDFKTLSTAINHLLQPSQTATAKENAANLSEESNKTELHTKAEQTAANTTSLHTQNAAKKTNEAHDSPSLADALQQLAPNIAATMLALSLLGSLIYAKLIAKPFQYMSDTLKDIINLDFSAKQSPNKNTDQTDFNLQVAASQVPTIVKNLHETNKDLQNELKKEQQLEQSRKEFMSMVSHELKTPIAAVMGQLDGMIHGIGAYKDRDKYLKRSYEMMQDINVLTERMSELSKMQNPQFKPNLEVISLSNIIEDVMRKVDYFISVKQLTVQSNIKQDVKILADPKFIQTAIFNIISNAIQYTIDHQHVYIKLYEKPNGYALEVLNTGSQIDEDKLAHLFEPFYRANPGNSGLVQGSGLGLYIVKQILDKHQFPYGIQNTPQGVKCSIVFPKAI from the coding sequence TTGGCTACAAAATCGAAGCATAGTAAGGATAACATCACCAAAAATATTTTCATCAAAACCTTATTGTTTTGTGTTCTTTTATCACTTTGCCTGTATCAAATTATTTATTTTCTAGCTTTAAACTATGATAAAGAGCATTATGCGAAAAAACCTGAAACTCAAACTGCGGAACATGCGGATTCAGTTACGAAAAATGAACAAAATAAAAGAGAAGAAAATAAAGTTGTTTCAGAGGATAGCATCTCAAATTTCCAGTCATCTATTATAGATTTCAAAACACTCTCTACAGCTATTAATCATCTTTTGCAACCTAGCCAAACTGCAACCGCAAAAGAAAATGCAGCAAATCTTTCGGAGGAAAGTAACAAAACCGAATTACATACTAAGGCGGAACAAACAGCCGCTAACACTACTTCCTTACATACACAAAATGCAGCAAAGAAAACAAATGAAGCACATGATAGTCCAAGTTTAGCAGATGCCTTGCAACAATTAGCTCCAAATATTGCTGCAACAATGCTTGCATTATCTCTACTCGGTTCTTTAATTTATGCCAAACTAATTGCCAAACCTTTTCAATATATGAGTGATACTTTAAAAGATATTATAAATCTGGACTTTTCAGCTAAACAATCACCTAACAAAAATACAGATCAAACAGATTTCAACTTGCAAGTAGCGGCTTCACAAGTCCCAACTATTGTGAAGAATCTACATGAAACAAATAAAGATTTACAAAATGAGCTCAAGAAAGAACAACAATTAGAACAATCTCGTAAAGAATTTATGTCTATGGTATCCCATGAATTAAAAACACCTATCGCAGCCGTTATGGGACAACTAGATGGCATGATTCACGGAATCGGTGCATACAAAGATAGAGACAAATATCTAAAACGATCCTACGAGATGATGCAAGATATTAACGTATTAACGGAAAGGATGTCAGAATTATCCAAAATGCAAAATCCTCAATTCAAACCGAATTTAGAAGTTATTTCACTATCTAACATCATTGAGGACGTTATGAGGAAAGTAGATTATTTTATATCTGTAAAGCAATTAACTGTTCAATCTAACATTAAACAAGATGTAAAAATTTTAGCTGATCCTAAATTTATTCAAACTGCTATTTTTAATATTATTTCAAATGCAATTCAATATACAATCGATCATCAGCATGTATATATAAAGCTTTATGAAAAGCCGAACGGTTACGCATTAGAGGTTTTAAATACAGGTTCACAAATTGATGAGGACAAACTCGCTCATTTATTTGAACCTTTCTATCGCGCTAATCCTGGAAACAGCGGTTTAGTACAAGGTAGCGGTCTTGGATTATATATTGTAAAACAAATACTAGATAAACATCAGTTTCCTTATGGAATACAAAACACACCTCAAGGTGTAAAATGCTCAATTGTCTTTCCAAAAGCAATATAA
- a CDS encoding EamA family transporter, with protein sequence MEKFKYSLLVLFGACSYGVLSTIFKLGFIDGFSAHQLLGGQYVFGWIGLLLLVLFFSRHKVSKKQFFSLLTVGTTMSMTGIFYAISVEELPASIAVVLLFQFTWIGVVIEAIANRIFPSREKVISIIILFTGTLFAGGVFEGLGQNFSTKGIIFGLLAAVSFSFYVFASGRVATDVPPYTKSFLMTTSATLILCLFFPPTFLTDGALQAGLWKYAFFLGLFGVIVPVICFSIGVPKVGTGLGTILGAAELPTAIIASITLVHEVVSLMQWIGIVFILLGIFTPQLLTARKEKKQRTMHSEQYKQS encoded by the coding sequence ATGGAGAAATTTAAGTATTCATTATTAGTTTTATTCGGCGCTTGTAGCTACGGCGTACTTTCAACTATTTTTAAACTCGGATTCATCGACGGATTTTCAGCACACCAACTACTAGGAGGACAATATGTCTTCGGGTGGATTGGCCTACTTTTACTCGTTCTTTTCTTTTCACGTCATAAAGTATCAAAAAAACAATTCTTTTCGTTACTAACAGTCGGCACAACCATGAGTATGACAGGTATTTTCTATGCTATTTCGGTAGAAGAACTGCCAGCCTCTATCGCTGTCGTTTTACTCTTTCAGTTCACTTGGATTGGTGTAGTCATCGAAGCGATTGCCAATCGAATATTCCCAAGCCGTGAAAAAGTTATATCTATTATTATTTTGTTTACTGGTACATTGTTTGCTGGTGGAGTATTTGAAGGACTTGGACAAAACTTTTCGACGAAAGGTATTATCTTCGGGCTATTAGCTGCCGTCTCTTTCTCATTCTATGTATTTGCAAGCGGGCGCGTCGCTACAGATGTTCCGCCTTATACGAAAAGCTTTCTTATGACAACCAGTGCTACTCTTATTTTATGTTTATTTTTCCCGCCTACCTTTTTAACGGACGGCGCTTTACAAGCAGGCCTATGGAAATATGCTTTCTTCCTTGGACTGTTTGGAGTTATTGTACCTGTCATTTGTTTTTCAATTGGTGTACCGAAAGTCGGAACGGGGCTTGGTACAATATTAGGTGCAGCTGAATTACCAACAGCAATTATCGCTTCTATTACACTTGTTCATGAAGTTGTATCGCTCATGCAGTGGATAGGAATTGTGTTTATATTACTCGGTATTTTCACACCACAACTGCTTACTGCTAGGAAAGAAAAAAAGCAGCGTACGATGCATAGTGAACAATACAAGCAAAGTTAA
- a CDS encoding class I SAM-dependent methyltransferase, producing MNQKQLSTINEKSWNTAAYEAWTNRHGTPTEYAKKIIQDPVHEVSYYLPYIQSPKGKRIINLLGSKGNKAVALALLGADVTVVDISASNKKYATELAEAADVSIHYIVSDVLDLNLSQSFDIVLLELGVLHYFLDLKPLFHIISHLLKQDGTFILRDYHPVYTKLLGVDHPSFRANGNYFDKELIEDDVAYSTLLTETQKEALPKTTIRRWTLGEIITTLAEENFKIEKLVEEHGSHQRWVFPSTAPEGIEERIPGLYTLIATTCKKGSLNG from the coding sequence TTGAATCAAAAACAACTAAGCACGATTAATGAAAAAAGCTGGAATACAGCTGCTTATGAAGCTTGGACGAATCGTCACGGCACACCGACAGAATATGCAAAAAAAATCATACAAGATCCTGTTCATGAAGTCTCCTACTATTTACCTTACATACAATCTCCAAAAGGAAAGCGTATTATTAATTTGCTCGGATCAAAAGGCAACAAAGCAGTTGCTCTTGCTCTTTTAGGAGCCGATGTAACAGTTGTTGATATTTCAGCAAGCAATAAAAAATACGCAACCGAACTAGCCGAAGCGGCTGACGTCTCTATTCATTATATCGTTTCCGATGTACTAGATTTAAATCTATCCCAATCATTTGATATCGTATTACTGGAACTTGGCGTACTCCATTACTTCTTAGACTTAAAGCCACTCTTTCATATAATCTCTCACTTACTAAAACAAGATGGGACATTTATACTGCGTGACTATCATCCCGTTTATACAAAATTATTAGGAGTAGATCATCCATCATTTCGAGCAAATGGAAATTATTTCGATAAAGAACTGATTGAAGATGATGTTGCTTACAGCACTCTTCTTACAGAAACTCAGAAAGAGGCTTTACCGAAAACAACCATCCGTCGCTGGACGTTAGGAGAAATTATTACAACGCTCGCGGAAGAGAATTTTAAAATTGAAAAACTAGTTGAAGAACACGGATCTCATCAAAGGTGGGTCTTCCCCTCTACTGCACCTGAAGGAATTGAAGAACGTATACCCGGTCTATATACATTAATTGCGACAACATGCAAAAAAGGATCCCTTAACGGATAG
- a CDS encoding metal-sulfur cluster assembly factor: MSQQAFEEKLYANLEAVIDPELGVDIINLGLVYDVTADENNNAVITMTMTSIGCPMAGQIVSDVKKVLSTNIPEVNEIEVNVVWNPPWTKERMSRMAKIALGVRD; the protein is encoded by the coding sequence ATGTCACAACAAGCATTTGAAGAAAAGTTATATGCCAACTTAGAAGCTGTTATTGACCCTGAATTAGGTGTTGATATTATCAATCTCGGATTAGTTTATGACGTTACAGCGGATGAAAATAATAATGCTGTCATTACAATGACGATGACTTCTATCGGTTGTCCAATGGCTGGCCAAATCGTATCCGACGTTAAGAAAGTATTATCAACGAACATACCTGAAGTAAATGAAATAGAAGTAAATGTTGTATGGAATCCACCGTGGACAAAAGAACGTATGTCACGAATGGCAAAAATCGCATTAGGTGTTCGTGATTAA
- a CDS encoding M4 family metallopeptidase — MKKQVVSSALALSVVIGGFGAFGATKTQAEEQKIQYHQEFKTPAYIGEEWKAPEGLDKKETVFQYLESKKDMFKLAGNIDKHFNVVGEEKDAESGTTHVKLVEKHNNIPVYGSDQTVTLDKENNVKAFFGQVIPNLEGKNIPASASISAEQAETIAKANIEKEIGKVKNYDGVKKDLYVYEKDGQYYLAYLVKASVSKPAPGYWHYFVDATNGNVIEKYNAVDNITGFGYGVLGARQSFEIAQDKKTGAFNLFDGTRGQGVHTFDAENMDENWFNLFSQILGYTGEEIASKSKFFEDKAAVDAHVNAGKVYDYYKKTFNRNSFDDKGAKLISTVHVGESWNNAAWNGVQMMYGDGDGKTFIPLSAGLDVIGHELTHAVTEHTANLVYKNESGALNESLSDIMGVMVEKKSWDLGADIYTPDKPGDALRSLKDPASIPNPLKPGEGYPDHYNKRYTGTADNGGVHINSSINNKAAYLVSDGGTHYGVKVTGVGREATEKIYYRALTKYLTANSDFKMMRQAALQSAEDLYGKNSKAVQAVTKAYDAVGVK; from the coding sequence TTGAAAAAGCAAGTAGTTTCATCAGCATTAGCGTTATCCGTTGTTATTGGGGGATTTGGGGCATTTGGAGCAACAAAAACACAAGCGGAAGAGCAAAAAATCCAGTATCACCAAGAGTTTAAAACGCCAGCTTACATAGGTGAAGAATGGAAAGCACCGGAAGGACTAGATAAAAAAGAGACGGTCTTTCAATATTTAGAGAGCAAAAAAGATATGTTTAAACTAGCGGGAAACATTGACAAACATTTCAATGTCGTTGGGGAAGAAAAAGATGCTGAATCTGGTACGACACATGTGAAGTTAGTTGAGAAACATAATAACATTCCTGTGTATGGTTCAGACCAAACGGTTACGCTAGATAAAGAGAATAATGTAAAGGCATTCTTCGGGCAAGTTATTCCTAATTTAGAGGGTAAAAATATTCCTGCATCTGCAAGTATTAGTGCGGAACAAGCAGAAACGATTGCCAAAGCTAATATTGAGAAAGAGATTGGTAAAGTAAAGAATTATGATGGTGTGAAAAAAGATTTATATGTGTATGAAAAAGATGGTCAATACTATCTTGCATATCTTGTAAAAGCATCGGTTTCAAAACCAGCTCCAGGATATTGGCATTACTTTGTTGATGCAACAAATGGAAATGTTATTGAGAAATATAATGCGGTAGATAACATTACTGGATTTGGTTACGGAGTATTAGGCGCTAGACAATCATTTGAAATTGCTCAAGATAAGAAAACAGGAGCGTTCAACTTATTTGATGGTACACGAGGACAAGGTGTCCATACATTTGATGCAGAGAATATGGATGAAAACTGGTTTAATTTATTCTCACAAATTCTTGGATATACAGGAGAAGAAATTGCAAGTAAATCTAAGTTCTTCGAAGATAAAGCGGCAGTTGATGCGCATGTGAATGCAGGTAAAGTATATGATTACTACAAAAAGACATTTAACCGTAACTCTTTCGATGATAAAGGTGCGAAACTTATTTCTACTGTTCACGTAGGTGAATCTTGGAATAACGCAGCTTGGAACGGTGTTCAGATGATGTATGGTGATGGCGATGGCAAGACATTCATTCCATTATCTGCTGGACTTGATGTTATCGGTCACGAATTAACGCATGCTGTAACTGAGCATACAGCAAACCTTGTATATAAAAATGAATCAGGTGCGTTAAATGAATCGTTATCTGACATTATGGGTGTCATGGTTGAGAAGAAGAGCTGGGACTTAGGTGCTGATATTTATACACCTGATAAGCCTGGTGATGCACTTCGTTCTCTGAAAGATCCAGCATCTATTCCAAATCCATTAAAACCTGGTGAAGGTTACCCAGATCATTACAATAAACGTTATACTGGAACAGCTGATAATGGCGGCGTTCATATTAACAGTAGTATTAATAATAAGGCAGCGTATTTAGTATCTGATGGCGGCACTCATTACGGTGTGAAAGTAACTGGAGTGGGCCGTGAAGCAACAGAAAAAATTTATTACCGTGCTCTTACTAAATATTTAACTGCAAACTCTGACTTTAAAATGATGCGTCAAGCAGCACTTCAATCAGCAGAAGATTTATACGGTAAAAACTCTAAAGCTGTACAAGCTGTAACAAAAGCTTATGACGCTGTAGGAGTAAAATAA